A genomic window from Diospyros lotus cultivar Yz01 chromosome 2, ASM1463336v1, whole genome shotgun sequence includes:
- the LOC127794363 gene encoding protein HOTHEAD-like isoform X2, translating to MALLWAAYKLFLCLCLLLFLNSLSLSQGKGIRWEDEYPFIRRASTFRPAYTSSGGGDEGYDYIVVGGGTAGCPLAATLSRNFRVLLLERGGVPFGNLNVSLLKNFHISLADTSPASASQLFISTDGVFNSRARVLGGGTSINAGFYTRASTRYVRRAGWDPKLVNQSYPWIEKQIVHQPDLAPWQAALRDSLLEVGISPFNGFTYDHLFGTKVGGTIFDQLGHRHTAAELLASANPQNLRVLVHATVHKIVFDTAPPAGKKRRAVGVIFRDENGKKHRALLAQRRESEVILSCGAIGSPQLMMLSGIGPKPELEKLNIPLVLENKFVGKGMSDNPLNSVFIPSTKPVRQSLIQTVGITKKGVYIEASSGFGQSKDSIKCNHGILSAEIGQLSTIPPKQRTQEALAAYRKGKGDLPHEAFRGGFILEKIARPVARGELKLINSNVDDNPSVTFNYFGHPRDLQRCVDGIRTVEKLVSSKHFANFIQGGDAVSAERLLNMSVQANVNLIPKHTNDTKSLEQFCRDTVTTIWHYHGGCHVGKVVSPDHKVLGVQSLRVIDGSTFRESPGTNPQATVMMMGRYMGVKILRERLGRRSSGV from the exons ATGGCTTTGCTTTGGGCTGCGTACAAGCTGTTTCTCTGCCTCTGCCTCCTCCTATTTCTCAACTCACTCTCTCTTTCCCAAG GGAAGGGGATCAGGTGGGAAGACGAGTACCCGTTCATAAGGAGGGCGAGCACTTTCCGGCCAGCGTACACGTCATCAGGCGGCGGGGACGAGGGTTACGACTACATAGTGGTGGGGGGAGGCACCGCCGGCTGCCCGCTGGCTGCGACGCTGTCCCGCAACTTCAGGGTGCTGTTGCTGGAGAGAGGAGGGGTCCCCTTCGGCAACCTCAACGTGTCGCTGTTGAAGAATTTCCACATCTCTTTGGCGGACACTTCGCCGGCCTCCGCCTCTCAGCTCTTCATCTCCACCGACGGCGTCTTCAATTCCCGGGCCAGGGTCCTGGGCGGCGGCACCAGCATCAATGCCGGCTTCTACACTAGAGCCAGCACAAG GTATGTAAGGAGGGCAGGGTGGGATCCCAAACTGGTGAACCAGTCATACCCATGGATAGAGAAGCAAATAGTTCACCAGCCAGATCTCGCGCCATGGCAGGCCGCCCTAAGGGACAGTCTTCTTGAAGTGGGCATCTCCCCTTTCAATGGCTTCACCTACGATCACTTGTTCGGAACCAAAGTCGGCGGAACCATCTTCGACCAGCTCGGCCACCGGCACACCGCCGCCGAGTTGCTCGCTTCCGCCAACCCTCAAAACCTCCGGGTTCTGGTTCATGCCACCGTTCACAAGATCGTTTTTGACACCGCGCCGCCTGCTGGGAAGAAGCGGAGGGCAGTGGGAGTGATCTTCAGAGATGAAAATGGCAAGAAACACCGAGCATTGCTTGCACAGAGGCGGGAGAGTGAAGTGATATTGTCCTGCGGAGCAATTGGCAGCCCCCAGCTGATGATGCTCAGCGGCATTGGGCCTAAGCCGGAACTGGAGAAGCTCAACATTCCGCTCGTGCTTGAGAACAAGTTCGTCGGGAAAGGCATGTCGGATAATCCCCTTAACTCGGTGTTCATACCCAGTACTAAACCGGTGAGGCAGTCCTTAATTCAGACTGTGGGGATCACCAAGAAGGGTGTGTACATTGAGGCCAGCAGCGGGTTCGGCCAGTCCAAGGATAGCATCAAGTGCAACCATGGAAtcctatcagctgag ATTGGGCAACTCTCCACCATCCCCCCAAAGCAAAGAACACAAGAGGCTCTAGCAGCCTATAGGAAAGGCAAGGGTGATCTTCCACATGAAGCATTCAGGGGGGGTTTCATCTTGGAGAAGATTGCCAGGCCTGTTGCAAGAGGGGAGCTGAAGCTGATCAATTCCAATGTCGACGATAACCCTTCTGTGACCTTCAATTACTTCGGCCATCCCCGCGACCTGCAGCGATGCGTCGACGGGATTCGCACCGTGGAGAAGCTGGTGAGTTCCAAACACTTTGCAAACTTCATCCAGGGCGGCGACGCCGTGTCTGCGGAGAGGCTGCTCAACATGAGTGTCCAGGCCAATGTCAACCTCATCCCCAAGCATACCAATGACACCAAGTCCTTGGAGCAGTTCTGCAGAGACACTGTCACCACCATTTGGCACTACCACGGAGGCTGCCACGTGGGCAAGGTTGTGAGCCCTGACCACAAGGTTCTTGGGGTTCAGAGTCTCCGAGTTATTGACGGCTCCACGTTTCGCGAATCTCCCGGCACCAATCCGCAGGCCACCGTCATGATGATGGGCAG GTACATGGGAGTGAAGATCTTGAGGGAGAGGCTGGGAAGAAGATCATCTGGTGTTTGA
- the LOC127794363 gene encoding protein HOTHEAD-like isoform X1: protein MALLWAAYKLFLCLCLLLFLNSLSLSQAGKGIRWEDEYPFIRRASTFRPAYTSSGGGDEGYDYIVVGGGTAGCPLAATLSRNFRVLLLERGGVPFGNLNVSLLKNFHISLADTSPASASQLFISTDGVFNSRARVLGGGTSINAGFYTRASTRYVRRAGWDPKLVNQSYPWIEKQIVHQPDLAPWQAALRDSLLEVGISPFNGFTYDHLFGTKVGGTIFDQLGHRHTAAELLASANPQNLRVLVHATVHKIVFDTAPPAGKKRRAVGVIFRDENGKKHRALLAQRRESEVILSCGAIGSPQLMMLSGIGPKPELEKLNIPLVLENKFVGKGMSDNPLNSVFIPSTKPVRQSLIQTVGITKKGVYIEASSGFGQSKDSIKCNHGILSAEIGQLSTIPPKQRTQEALAAYRKGKGDLPHEAFRGGFILEKIARPVARGELKLINSNVDDNPSVTFNYFGHPRDLQRCVDGIRTVEKLVSSKHFANFIQGGDAVSAERLLNMSVQANVNLIPKHTNDTKSLEQFCRDTVTTIWHYHGGCHVGKVVSPDHKVLGVQSLRVIDGSTFRESPGTNPQATVMMMGRYMGVKILRERLGRRSSGV, encoded by the exons ATGGCTTTGCTTTGGGCTGCGTACAAGCTGTTTCTCTGCCTCTGCCTCCTCCTATTTCTCAACTCACTCTCTCTTTCCCAAG cAGGGAAGGGGATCAGGTGGGAAGACGAGTACCCGTTCATAAGGAGGGCGAGCACTTTCCGGCCAGCGTACACGTCATCAGGCGGCGGGGACGAGGGTTACGACTACATAGTGGTGGGGGGAGGCACCGCCGGCTGCCCGCTGGCTGCGACGCTGTCCCGCAACTTCAGGGTGCTGTTGCTGGAGAGAGGAGGGGTCCCCTTCGGCAACCTCAACGTGTCGCTGTTGAAGAATTTCCACATCTCTTTGGCGGACACTTCGCCGGCCTCCGCCTCTCAGCTCTTCATCTCCACCGACGGCGTCTTCAATTCCCGGGCCAGGGTCCTGGGCGGCGGCACCAGCATCAATGCCGGCTTCTACACTAGAGCCAGCACAAG GTATGTAAGGAGGGCAGGGTGGGATCCCAAACTGGTGAACCAGTCATACCCATGGATAGAGAAGCAAATAGTTCACCAGCCAGATCTCGCGCCATGGCAGGCCGCCCTAAGGGACAGTCTTCTTGAAGTGGGCATCTCCCCTTTCAATGGCTTCACCTACGATCACTTGTTCGGAACCAAAGTCGGCGGAACCATCTTCGACCAGCTCGGCCACCGGCACACCGCCGCCGAGTTGCTCGCTTCCGCCAACCCTCAAAACCTCCGGGTTCTGGTTCATGCCACCGTTCACAAGATCGTTTTTGACACCGCGCCGCCTGCTGGGAAGAAGCGGAGGGCAGTGGGAGTGATCTTCAGAGATGAAAATGGCAAGAAACACCGAGCATTGCTTGCACAGAGGCGGGAGAGTGAAGTGATATTGTCCTGCGGAGCAATTGGCAGCCCCCAGCTGATGATGCTCAGCGGCATTGGGCCTAAGCCGGAACTGGAGAAGCTCAACATTCCGCTCGTGCTTGAGAACAAGTTCGTCGGGAAAGGCATGTCGGATAATCCCCTTAACTCGGTGTTCATACCCAGTACTAAACCGGTGAGGCAGTCCTTAATTCAGACTGTGGGGATCACCAAGAAGGGTGTGTACATTGAGGCCAGCAGCGGGTTCGGCCAGTCCAAGGATAGCATCAAGTGCAACCATGGAAtcctatcagctgag ATTGGGCAACTCTCCACCATCCCCCCAAAGCAAAGAACACAAGAGGCTCTAGCAGCCTATAGGAAAGGCAAGGGTGATCTTCCACATGAAGCATTCAGGGGGGGTTTCATCTTGGAGAAGATTGCCAGGCCTGTTGCAAGAGGGGAGCTGAAGCTGATCAATTCCAATGTCGACGATAACCCTTCTGTGACCTTCAATTACTTCGGCCATCCCCGCGACCTGCAGCGATGCGTCGACGGGATTCGCACCGTGGAGAAGCTGGTGAGTTCCAAACACTTTGCAAACTTCATCCAGGGCGGCGACGCCGTGTCTGCGGAGAGGCTGCTCAACATGAGTGTCCAGGCCAATGTCAACCTCATCCCCAAGCATACCAATGACACCAAGTCCTTGGAGCAGTTCTGCAGAGACACTGTCACCACCATTTGGCACTACCACGGAGGCTGCCACGTGGGCAAGGTTGTGAGCCCTGACCACAAGGTTCTTGGGGTTCAGAGTCTCCGAGTTATTGACGGCTCCACGTTTCGCGAATCTCCCGGCACCAATCCGCAGGCCACCGTCATGATGATGGGCAG GTACATGGGAGTGAAGATCTTGAGGGAGAGGCTGGGAAGAAGATCATCTGGTGTTTGA